The Mucilaginibacter mallensis genome has a segment encoding these proteins:
- a CDS encoding LytR/AlgR family response regulator transcription factor translates to MKRALVIDDEPLARMVVLEYLQAFNDQIEVMQECNDGFEGLKAIHQYQPDLIFLDVQMPKINGFEMLELVENQPSVIFTTAFDEYAIKAFEAHAVDYLLKPFSKDRFNKAVEKYLAQSPSVKPAKQTEELLEAVSQSPAQHERIVVKTGTKVKIIPVSDVIYLQADDDYVSVFTQEGSYLKNKTMNFFEQTLDPRYFVRVHRSYMVAIQQITRIDPYEKDSHLAILKSGAKIPVSKTGYVKLKQVLGI, encoded by the coding sequence ATGAAACGCGCCTTAGTTATTGACGACGAGCCATTGGCAAGAATGGTTGTATTGGAGTATTTACAAGCCTTTAACGACCAGATAGAGGTTATGCAGGAATGTAATGACGGCTTTGAAGGCCTGAAAGCTATCCATCAGTACCAACCCGACCTGATCTTTCTTGATGTGCAAATGCCCAAGATAAACGGCTTTGAAATGCTGGAGCTGGTGGAGAACCAGCCATCAGTAATATTCACCACCGCCTTTGATGAGTATGCCATAAAAGCATTTGAGGCACACGCTGTTGATTACCTGTTAAAGCCATTCAGCAAGGATCGTTTTAATAAGGCCGTTGAAAAATATCTGGCACAGTCGCCAAGCGTAAAACCCGCCAAACAGACCGAAGAACTGCTGGAAGCTGTTTCCCAGTCGCCGGCCCAGCATGAGCGTATTGTGGTAAAAACAGGCACCAAGGTAAAGATCATCCCCGTATCGGATGTGATATACCTGCAGGCTGATGATGATTATGTAAGCGTCTTTACCCAGGAAGGTTCCTACCTCAAAAACAAAACCATGAATTTCTTTGAGCAAACTCTCGACCCGCGCTATTTTGTGCGTGTGCACCGCTCCTATATGGTTGCCATACAGCAAATAACCCGTATCGATCCTTATGAAAAGGACAGTCACCTCGCCATCCTGAAATCCGGCGCTAAAATACCGGTAAGTAAAACGGGGTATGTAAAGTTGAA
- a CDS encoding sensor histidine kinase, whose protein sequence is MALLSISSSRLYGLLIACGLAWTALVAYIVHDFGFIWYIALTDGIVSSILLAAACWLINNNLRYYQPGKGSYINLLMWCLALAGICTAGCRWIIPYLSISTVYIHFLSQSLTIRFFTDFLAIGWMAMISMLWYSQQDHKQTEKRKSEAEKLARDAELYNLRQQLQPHFLFNSLNSINALIGFKPDEARKMIHQLSDFLRGTLKKDDQLLVPLNDELQHLNLYLDIEKVRFGHRLDTEISCDKHCGEGLLPSMLLQPIVENAIKFGLYDTTEKVTVSIRGEIEGNNLVIMVQNPYDPQTSRPKGTGFGLRGVQRRLYLLFARNDLMETHQNDNIFTTIIKIPQL, encoded by the coding sequence TTGGCTTTATTATCAATATCATCATCACGACTATACGGCTTACTGATAGCCTGCGGCCTGGCATGGACTGCCCTGGTTGCCTATATAGTGCATGATTTTGGTTTTATATGGTATATAGCCTTAACTGATGGTATTGTAAGTTCCATATTATTAGCGGCCGCCTGCTGGCTCATCAACAACAACCTGCGCTACTACCAGCCGGGTAAGGGCAGCTACATAAACTTATTAATGTGGTGCCTGGCACTGGCCGGCATTTGTACCGCAGGCTGCAGGTGGATAATCCCCTACCTAAGTATCAGCACAGTTTATATTCACTTTTTGTCGCAATCATTAACCATCCGTTTTTTTACCGATTTTTTGGCGATAGGCTGGATGGCTATGATCAGTATGCTATGGTACTCCCAACAGGATCATAAGCAAACTGAAAAACGTAAATCAGAAGCCGAAAAACTGGCCCGCGATGCGGAGCTGTATAATCTGCGCCAGCAATTGCAGCCGCACTTTTTATTCAACAGCCTTAACTCCATTAACGCGCTGATAGGTTTTAAGCCTGATGAAGCCCGCAAAATGATACACCAGTTATCCGACTTTTTACGTGGCACTTTAAAAAAAGACGACCAGCTGTTAGTGCCGTTGAATGATGAGCTACAGCATTTAAATCTCTATTTAGATATTGAGAAAGTGCGGTTCGGTCACCGTTTGGATACCGAGATCAGCTGCGATAAACATTGCGGCGAAGGCTTACTACCATCCATGTTATTACAGCCAATTGTGGAGAATGCCATTAAATTCGGCTTGTATGATACCACCGAAAAAGTAACCGTAAGCATCCGTGGCGAAATTGAGGGTAATAACCTGGTGATAATGGTACAAAACCCTTACGACCCGCAAACATCACGCCCTAAGGGCACCGGTTTTGGATTACGCGGCGTACAACGCAGGCTTTATTTGCTTTTTGCCCGCAACGATCTGATGGAAACCCACCAAAATGATAATATATTTACAACCATTATAAAAATTCCGCAGCTATGA